GTGGCGGGGCGATGGAGACGAGGGGGAGACGATGCGGCAAGGAGAGAGGGGGTGAGCCGATTTGGGGGAAAAGGTGGGGGAGATGCGGCCGGTGGTGGTTCCCCTCCCTCTTTATAGGATGTGACGTTTTTGGAAGTTTTCGTGCGCCGCGTGGCTAGCCCTcgaccgccgccgcccacgcccacGACCGCCGCACGTGACAAGGGAAAACGAATCGCCCACGTACAATACATGTATACCCCCAGTGTACAAAAGTAATCGGGCCGGTGcaaaaaaagcccgcctacttgCCCGCTTTCACAATTcaacggcctgcatacgactagtaaCCCCATCATttattgggccaggatgcagaGGCCCGCCAGATTGTGAAAACAGGTAgcaagtaggccccacagggcagGGACGGAGACGGTTAGGCAATGTGCTGCCCGCTTTAGAAAGGAACTTGAGAGGGAAAGCTCAGCGCGCTATATAAACCGGTGCTAGCTCCCctcgctcggcgaggtgggactaaactccctgCACCCCTGGGATGTGCCCGGCGCGAAGCTCGCTTGGGCCTAATTCGGGTGGGCCGTCCCACGCCAGCCTCACCCGCTGGGTCGCTGGATGGACCGTTGGGCCATCTCGTTGTCTGCGCCTGAGGCCTGCATGCATGGGAAGGGCGGCGACGTGGGTTTGCATGCGCGGGTGGAAGACGTGCATGCATGCGAGCGAGGCGATTAAAACCTTGTTTTCACACTTTTCGATTCAACGTGGCAATTAAAACCTTGGTTTCACACTTTTTTGATCCACCCGCATCTATTCAACGTGGCAATTAAAGTGGCATATGGATCGTTCGACGCGGCTAGTTTGAACGTAAGCGCGGTCGGTTcccttcccttcccctttccctatTTAAACCACCAGCCCTCACCTTCTGCACACATCCATTTGCGCCGCCCTTCTCTTCTTCCCCAAACCCAGAGCACTCTCTGAGCGAGCCGCGAGGATGCAGTACAACGGCCCCACCTACCGGCTCCCACCGACCGTGCCGGAGAGACAGTATCCGGCCGGCGTCGTCGTGGAGAGCACGCTTCGCGTGTGGGCGTTCTCACGCTGGAGGGGTGCAAGGGGCTTTGCCCAGTGgttcctccgtgcgggcttcGCCCACCTCCCGGCGGGCTCGCCGGTGATGTTCCGACTGCATGAAGTGCGTCCAAACTCCTGGTCTCCGCCGATAGGGCTCACCGTCACCTTCACCAACAGATTTGATGCGTACTACCTCCTCGGCAAGGTGTTTTGGTGTGGATGCGAATTCATCGCATTCACAACCCACAACATCTTCACAGACTTCGACTGCGTCTTCCCCACCCGCGACAGTATGCACACCCTCCCCTACTACATCGGCGAGGACGGGATGGAGAGGAGCACTGGAGAGGAGGCGCAGTGAAGATGGTGGTGAAGGCCCGGTCTCGTCAGCTTGTCTTGCCTTAGCGTGTTAGGGCAAGTTTTTTATCTTTTAAATATTTCTATTAAGAGCAAATCATGTTGTTGGTTCTACCGTGAACTTTATCTATCCGAACTATGTTATGATTTCTACCCGTCTATTTGATATGTTGTTGGTTATctgtgttttgcttgctatttctaTCTTCTTCCCTTGATATTTCTATCTTATTTGACGTCAAAACCAGCAAGTTTTGGGGTTAGCTCAGATTTCACGCGGCCCACGGGGGTGTGCTTGCGCGCTTGATGGAAAAAATTGGTGTCATTCAACTTAGCCGTTCGGGTAGCAGGGGATGTTCCATCTGGGAAGACGAATTTTTTCGGCATGCTTGAAATGGACCCAAAAAAATTTTGAAACCCTTGTACCAACATGACAAGCATGCATGCCAACTGGAAATTGTTTTGCGACGTTGCATGGTTTTGTAGGCTATAATGATTACACGTGTAGATGAAAGGCACGAAAAAACAGTTTCAACAAAGACAACATCAATGATTTTTTACAAGTTTTATAGATGGAAACTTCTTTAGATGCAATGCCATCTCACAAACAACTCAGAAACAACTGTATGATTGATCATAAAACTCATGCATTGTTGTTTAAAGAACTGTCTCATGAATAAATTGTACCATAATTGCGAACATAGTGTGaaacagaaaaaaaatgtttGTTTGCAACAAAATAATCCTGGTTTGAAGCttaaactggttgaaaaacaaTTGAGCCTACTCCATATGGTCTTCTGCACTGCCAAAATCCAGTGACCTCTTGCGTTGCGATGTTGGAGATTGCGTCGGGCTTGGCGACGACCCATGTGCTTCAATCTTTTTCTCTTTAACATCAATGTAACCATACAACTGAAGTTGTTCTTGTTCTTTCTCCGCCAACTCTCTAGCAAGACCCTCCATTTCTTGGATTCTCACTTCCTGTAGAAAACCATAGGAATTGTATTAGGAAGAACTTAAAAATGACGTAGCCATAAACTAGATGCATGTAACATGTAAAATTTGAACCTCTGGATCAAAGTCATGCTCGGGATAACGACCCGTAGTTCTATTGTACACAATGTACAGGTGACATTTCTTGCTGCCATTCAGATCAGAAAGCATTTTTTCTACATCATCTGGTCCTGCAATCAAGAACATTCCTTCTGGCAGCTTCCACGCAGACTCGGGTAAGAAGTAGTACAGTTCTGCTCCCAGTTTGCAACCAAAAGTATCTCTCATTTCACTCATAATGAGATCGTAGGTCACTTTGAGGGGTTCAAAAATTCTGACTTCTGCCGGGTGTTCATCAAAGTATGCTCTCGGGACATGTGACATCTCATCATCCCTACTAACAATAAATTCCATGACCAGCACCTAGTATCTCACATCAAAGTTAATACATTAAATGAGTAAAGGGGCaaacataattttttatgtgCATAGCAAAATTGCGGTGTTGTTACCTGCTTTTGTGGAATGTATCCTTCATGTCGAGTGACTGGGGATTGTGCCATCTCAAACCTTCTCACCTTGTTATGTGGAATGTATCCTTCATGTGGTGTGACTGGGGACTCTGCCATCCCACGTTTCTTATCCTGCGTATGAAACGTCGACAGTGGGTTTACACACAAATTTTAAAAGGTCATACCATATCTTGGGTATGGCATCGTTGGGAGGTACTTACAAGGGGAGAATTGAAGATATGTTGTTGGGGTGGAGTGATGTGGCATTGAACGGGTGACTCTATCGCACTTTCTCGAGTGGATGGCGACTGTGCCGTCTCATGATGCTTAGCCTACATACAATCGCCGACATAAGGTTGCCACAAATTGAAGATGTTTGTATCATAGAATACTAAGGTCCTTAATATATACAATCGGTGCGAAATACTTACAGGGGGAGAAAAATTTAAGACATGTTGTCGGGGTGGCCGTGAGATCGCACGGGCATCTAACATATGTCCTTCCAAACGGACCTTCTCCAACATGGCCTTATAATCCATGTCCGACCGCTCCTGTAGCAGCTTGCTGTCCATATCCGAACGTGCCTGCAACACATAGGCATCCATCCTGACTCGCTCTGTCTGTATAATACTGTCCACAAGCTTCCGGTCCTTCTGCAACGTTTGATGCATTTCCTTGTAGCCAAGGAAAAACTTTTTTTCCATGTCCTCACAGTCCCGCTTATACTTTTCTTCAATCTCAAGACGCATCTTCGCCATCTTACGGGAAAACTCCTCACGCTCCTCCTTTATCATCCTGTCCACGTATGAACGTTCTTTTTTGAGTTTCTTATCTACCTCAGCGCGATCCTTTTGCACCTTCAAGTCGATCTCCCGGCGCGCTTCATGCAAAGAATTGTCGTACTCCGCATGGTTGTTATGCGCCTCTGAGACCATGATCCCTACAACAACACATATACCCATAGTATGAAAACTGTATCCACAACCTCATCCAACTAATTCCTAACAATACCACCGAGAAAATATATTCATAACCAGTTCGTACGAACAACTACTACAAACTATCAATCAAAAAGCTCTTGCATGACATCCTGTACTCCAATTACACCAGAACTACTCAACTATGGCAAAGGCTGTATTTTCTAATCTCTTCGGAAATGACTTCTTGGTCGAATCAATGGAAAAAATAATCAGCACTGCAATCGAAGATGGGAGGAGCCGTGGAGGAGACCTTTTTAATCCGGTGTCGGCGTGGTCGCTTCAGAAGCGATGGCGCGATCCCGGCGATGGCTATGTGAGGAGAAACAAGGTAGATGGGGGTGGTTAGGATAGGGTTGATATGCGGTAGAATGGGAAGGTATATATCCGTGATTGTAGGGATAATTAGTTGTTTTGAAGTAATGCGCTTTGATGCAATTTTTTTTAAGGAGCACGATCTTTTCGGGGCTTCCAAAACATGTGCACTGACCACGGgtccaaccacatatcacacaAGCCCGAGCCATCGCCGTGCCCGTGCCAACCCGCGGCCCACCATTGCCTCCCTTTCCCTTGCCCCACCAAATTGTCATTCTTCTCCGGCGACGAAGCCTGCCATCGCCGGCGGACGGTGAGAGACGAGAGATGTCCATGTCCAGTTCGGCCTCTCCGTCATCATGGCCGCGGTATGGTTCACTACCGATGAGCAGATGCCCCGACTGCCCACGCATCGCGCCACTGAAGCGTTTGACAACCATATCGGAGAAGAATGGAAACCATGGGCGGGAATTTGTGAAATGCGAGAGCAAACCAGAAGCGGGGAAGGTTAAATCTATGTTCTGTTGTGTCTTTTTGCTATGAATTCTGACCCCAgatttatttatatttcctcgGAATTGGTATTTAGGgtttcccttccctttttcagaaCCTGAAAACATGCAAGCATTTTGAGTGGCTGGATGAATACGTTGAGAGGCTTCAAACGGATGGCTTCATTGATTTGAGGCACGGGGCAACCCTAGAGGTAGATCTGCCATCGGCGGTGGATAATAAGGGCTATGCCAATGTTCCTCCGATGGTGGCGGATGCGGAACTCAAGGTGGAATTGAAGAAGATCAACAAGAACTTAAGGCAGTTGATCGATCTGAAGAAGCACGCAAATCTGATGGCCGCgggattttatttttcaataattGTTGTGGGATTTGTTTACTTGTTGATCATCAGTCGTTAGTAGTTGTTAACAAATTATTTCAGTCAGCTTCTGTATAAGCAATGTCATGTGTGCTTAATGCCTTGTATGACCAGACCAAGGAAAAGCTCATTTGAAATCTATTGGAAAGGACAAATAAAATTGAAAACTGATTTCTTGTTTCCAAAATAAAATTTGTAACTTATTGTTCTCTAAAAAAGGAAGAGCAATAAATTCCTTCCACGAATTTCAAGAAATAATTGTCAACCCATTTATTACGTGATATGTTTGGCGCAATTAGTGGCTAACTGGTTATTTTTTGAGGAATAGTGGCTACTTGGTTGGATACATGCCAAACGTTACATTCAGATTAGTTGCATCATTTCGTTCATTTTGTACCCAAAAAATCTATACAAAGTGTTAATTGGACAATGTGAACAATGTGGCATGTACCCTGAACCCTAACcacccccccaccacacacacacacaaaaccgTAAAAACATTCAAAATTTTGCCCCACATGGAAACCATTATGCATGAATTCTCTATGGGGTCATGGGATGCCATGATGAAAGTTTGGGATCATTAGTACATGTACACGCAAGTACGATCTCTGACACGCGCATTTCCGGTCCCTGTACATGTACATGTAAACCAACCCAACATCGATCCGGTTCAGTGGATGGATGCATGCTCTATGTGGCACGAAGTATGTCGGTCGAGTCAGTCGACGGGCCAGATCGATGCTACCGGAGGGATTCCATTGTAGACCAACGCTCGACCTATGTCCGGTGTGTGTGATAGGTCCACTGTAAGACAAACATAGTTCCGTCAACCCTAAAATCGTAAACACTGATAACCCTAACCCCCCCACTAAACCGTAAAAACATTCAAAATTTTGCCCCACATGGAAACCATTATGCATGCATCCTCTATGGGGTCATGGGATGCCATGAAGAAAGTTTGGGATTATACACGCCAGTACGATCTCTGACACGCGCATTTCCGGCCTAGCATGTCAACACCCCGAAAGCACTAGCTGGGTTCCTCACCTGTATGAAACCAACCCAACATCGATCCGGTCCAGTGGATGGATGCATGCTCTATGTGGGACGAAGTTTGTCGGCCGAGCCACTCAACGGACCGGATCGATGCTACCGGAGGGAATCCATTGTAGACGAACGCTCCACCAATGTCCGGTGTGTGTGCTACGTCCACTGTAAGACAAACATAGTTCCGGCGACCCTAAAAcccttaaaccctaaaccctgatAACCCTAACCCCCCCCCACTAAACCGTAACAACATTCAAAATTTTGCCCCACATGGAAACCATTATGCATGCATTCTCTATGTGGTCATGGGATGCCATTAAGAAAGTTTGGGATCATTAGTACATGTACACGCAAGTACGATCTCTGACACCCGCATTTCCGGGCTTGCATGTCAacactaaaccctaaaccctgataaccctacccccccactaaaccctaaaccctgataaccctaacccccccactaaaccctaaaccctaaacccctaAACCCTAATAACCCTAAACCCCTAAACCCCTAAACGAGTTGACAagattttcttattttttttataTCATTTATCCAAATCTCACATAACTCAGGCGGCCCACCCCTCCCTAAATCCCGCGATTACAGCTCCGCATTCTAACCACCCGGGCCGTCCGCACCTCCCACGACCGCAGCAAGATCAGATCGGAGACGCCGGTCGCCCACGGAATACAGGGGTCGGCGGCCACCACTCGCCGCCCACCGCCAACGTGATCTGAGGGGTCGGACGTCAGTGTTCTtcttgccgcctcctcctcgcgtGAACGCGCCGTTTTTCCTTTGCGCCGTCGACCGCGCTATACCGGCACTTATAGTTTGCGACGCACTAACCGCCGCCATCTACTCGGCGACACCGTCTCCGAGAGAAGGTATTACCTGATCGTAACTCTTTATAATCGTTGTCGGCCGCTCCTTTAGTAGTTGAACCCTCATAGGTTTTGCACCCAAATAGGTTCTCTGCTTAAACCCATAAGTGGATCATATGTTAAATGGCCCAGTTAATTTTGTTAAAATTAATTCGCTGCTAATTTTGTTATACATTTTCCAATTTTGTTCAGATTAATTGAGCCGGATTTTatcattgcataggagccagcaATGTCAGTTTCAGATACGAACCTTCATAATGGAGAAAAGCCCATCTCCGAAATTACCGATGCGGTAAGTAATTGACTGTTTGTGTACAATCGTTTCGTACACATAATTCATGTGTACTCAGTATAATTTAATGACATGTAACAGGAACTCGGCGAAAAGCATGGTCATATGAAGTTAGTATGCTCACAGCCAAGGTTCGGAAAAACCATGAAACTGTTGTCACCAGACCACAAAAAGTACATCATATCAGAAACCAGTCTTGGCGGTCTAACCCAGATGCATGAAGTGACTCTACGGCGCATAATGTTGGTTAGACTAGCCAAGAGCATAGATATGGACACCCAATCCATTACCATCGGAAAAACGCCAATTCCTATAACAAAAGAGGACGTGCAGTGTATATTTGGCATTCCGATAGAAGGGGAGGATATAGAGCCACATCTGGAAATGCCAACCGACACAGAATTGTTTACCGCCTATGCAAACAATGGGCAAATTTTGATTTCTGACCTTGAAACGGCGATCCGAGCTTCCAAAGCCCCAGACGGCGATTTCCTGAGACGGTTCATTCTGTACGCAATTGGTACTGTACTAGCACCAACAGCAAAACAGTATGTGGACTCGAAATATCTCAACCTTGTTACAGATTTTCAAAACCTTCGGAAATTATCTGGGGATGTTTCACACTTAATCACTTCTTCAAGTCCGTTCACAAGTTTAGAACTCGAGATCACGTAAATCTACAAGGAAATCTAATTCTGCTCCAGGTTAGTGCTAGATCACTACTTAATGTCCTTTAATTATTGTTCTGTTGCATATCTGTATGGTGATGAACTAATTTATTGTGCAGTATTAGTACTGGGAGCACGTGCGTAGTGGCCGATTGATGTATGCTTCTAGACCCCCACCATTGATCGCACGATGGGACGAAACGACGGCTACTTTAAGAAGCGATGCTTACGACAAAGGAGGTCTTCATAACGGGCTGGTACCTATCTACAATTGAACTTTCTATATCCGACTTTTTATTTGGTACTAATGGTTCATTATATTTTATAAAAAAAGGCTGTCATGGAAATTTGTGCTCCTCAACGACCGTCTGAGAATTCTAATAATTTTCCAAGAAAAAATTATGAACATGTGCATCAACATGATTCGTATCGAGCACCATCACAAGGACAGCAATTTAGTAGCCAGCAAGTATGTACTCCAAAGACTATTGTTTTTGCAATATCACAAATAGGTGTCATGGAACCTCATTCATTTAGCTATTGTTATCAACGGGGTTTTATTTGGTTTACACAGATTGACATGGTAGTTGAAGCCATGAATGCACGCTTAGCTGATCATGAAAAGAAGGTAGGCAGGAAGTTAATGGAAATTGAGCACAGATTTGACGTCAAATACCAGACGCTAGCTGAAGACTTGATCGACATGAAGACTAAAACTGGCACTAATCCTAGGTTGTCGAAGGCCGAGGACGAAATTAAAGACTTAAGGAGGGAACTACATGTATGTCATACTGTGCATTTTGTATTTTGTATGAATATGTTCCTTCATGTTCATTATTGTTTGCATTGTTACAGAAATTAAAATACGAATTTAGAAGCAACCGACAATCAGTGTCACAGAAAAGGAGGCGTGCATGTGATCTTTATGGCCCAACACGTTAATATCTAAAAGTAACAAACTAATGATGAACTACCTTTGTTCTTTGTAGGATCAAGTCAATGTGTGCAATTCATCACTGACAGGAACTCCTAGGGCTATCCAATTCACGGCAGGGACTTCGACTACACCAAGTGCAAGAATGTGACGGAAAACAATGAGAATCCAGAATTAACTCCGATGAAGCCTGTCTTTGGTAATGATTACAAGTTCACGGATGAGGACATAGAGACAGCCGTTTACATCCGCGGAACATACGACCCTGTTGAAATAGCTAGAATCGGAGACATTACCCTCACAGCAGAAAAACTGAAGCGAAATTTGGACGAGGAATACATTTATGGTGATGTAAGCCCATTATACTCTAGTCTACATCATTACTGCAACAACTTTCTTATTATTGTATGATTGAAAATTTGGCAGGTTATTATGGCATATGCTCGCATTAGCCAAATTGAGAATGATACTACCTCAATCATATCCCCTGAAGAAACCGAAAAGCTGTTACAAATGAAGGGGGTGGTTCCTGTTGGACGTGCAGCCTCATGGTTAGCTCGTGTAGCAGAAAAATTTGTAGGGTGCCGAAAGGTACATGTTTTCCTCAGTTTCATAGTTTATGTACACACTGTACACGACAAATTTCAGTTCTCAACCCAACCCAAATTTTACTGCAGGTGCATGTCCCACTGAATGTACACCAAAACCATTGGATGCTAATGATGTTTAATTTTGACAAAAAAGAAATTCAGACTCTGAACTCCATGAATTATCATTGCGACAAGACCAAGGAAGATTCTCTTGTAAGTGTTCTCTTGCTGCCTCTTTTGATCCGCATGGCACATGAGCTCCCAAAGTACCGTAACCCGATGTATAACTCGTCGTACCCTAGGTGGACTCGATTCAGTTCTGCATCGACGAAGCTGTCAAGAATGGGTTGATATCACCAGCTAAGAACATCAATTTTGCCGAATGGACCAAAAAACGCTATGAGAACATACCACAACAGACCGATGGGTAGGCATGGCCTCATAAATTATTATTTGCCTACACAAATAAGATTACTGATCTTTAACTAAACATCGCAGGACTTCCTGTGCGGTTTGGACACTGCAGTACATGTTGTCATGGAACGGGGATGAAATGACCGATATTTTCAACCAGGTAATTGAATGCCTAATTAACATTTGTACTTTGTTTAGCTTGAAAGCTATGCTGACATAAGTGTCGGTTATCAAATATAGGCAAGGATAGATATTTTCAGGTGGAAAATACGTACAGCCTTACTGCATTCAAATTGCAACGCGCTTCGTCTCGAATCATATAAGTTCCCCATAACGGTTAGTGCTACATCAAGAATATATCATTTATTTCATAAGTCTCATGATTAGAACTAACGCAGCACTCTCTCTTATACAAAAGGAGGTGTACGATGCCCAGCAAGCAGTTCTACCTGATGGTTTAGAAGACGACGTGCAATTAGTAAACAATCCTGATGGTTCCAACGAACCCGACACATCCAACTCCCAGAAGGATACCGGTGCACCCAACTCCCCCAATAGTGGTGCACCCAACTCCCCAAAAAGGAAGAGAGCACGTGGACGCCCGAGAAAGCTAGTCAATCTCGAGGAAGCAGCAAAAACAAAGAGTCTTAAAGAACTGAAACTTAAATTTGACAGCAAGACCATAGCCAACCAAGTGTCTTCGTTTCCATCACGGTCACGCAGAGAGCATAAACCAGCACCAGCTTTATTGAGCCCATTCAAACACAAATAGGTTGCATCAATTGATCATCAATTGATAAATGCTCATGCTCATGCTCTACTTTTAGCATCATTTCATACACGTTTAGTTCTTATCAGAAAGTGGAAATAGGTACTTTTGGCAATCATGAGCATCCTCTACTTATAGCAATATCTAATGCATCATCAGTACAAAGCTTGATTTGGCAATAGGTGGAATCGGCAATCATTTGCATGGTTTAATTTTGTGAAGCTATAATCATGCTGAGTTATACACTAAACATAATCATGCCAAGCTATAACTACCATAGTCATAAACCAGGCTTTTCTTAAGCACaggtgcttatttgtacagggtagacgcataactaggcgtctctcctgtagaaataggcaccagtgcttcagaaaaaccctgtttatttttctaagcaccacTGTACGCATCAAGCATTGTACAAGGCTTATCATGCATCACCAAATAGTATTAACAACTTGGAACACTAAACCAAAGTAGCAGCAAACTCTTAAGATAAACGGCAGATCAACCACCGCACAGCATAAGTTCAGACACACCATAGGACATAAGTTCAGACACATCGAACAACAAAGAAACATAGATATCATAAAAGGACACTGCGCTAGCAACTTGAAGGCAGACTTTGATCTCTCTTCATGCCGCGTAGTGGCAGTGGTAGTAGGGGTCAGCCTCCTGTGCTTCTGAAATTTCCACACCTGATTTGATGTTGTCTATTATCTTCCAAGCCTTGTAGGTGGCGTACGCATCCTTCGCTGCGTACTCGATGAGGTAGTCTGGCAGCGGGCTGATCCCCCACAGTTTATGGTCTTCGGTCCTGTTGATCTTCTTCATGTTTTGGTAAAATGGGTGGATGACGCTGGCTGCAACATCAGCCAAGGAGTCGTACTGCTTCTTTCTGCCGGCATATGGAACTCTATAGTTTTTCTGAATGTCGATGTACTTTTCGGGATTGATCTCCAAACCAGACATCTTCAGCATCTCTTTGTCATTATGAATGCTGAAACCGGCAAAGGTGAACAACTTCTTCTCCTGGAGGAAGCTCTTGAGGCGCTTGGGCCTTCAAGGGGAGAGACATATTGAAGATTAGTAGTAATTTTGAAGATGAATGCATGAAGTACATGATGTTATTTCTCTTTTTGGATCATACAGTTGAAAATAACACTACAGCAAACTACTTCACTACATCAACTTCAGAAACAACTTTTAATACATCTAGTCCAGTGCATCCACACCGGTAGACACGACACTAATGCATCAATATCAGAAACTACACTAGTAGACACAACACTAATACATCTAGTCCAGTGCATCAACTTCAGAAAATAACACTAATGCATCCACAGGCGGTAGACACAACACTAATGCATCAAGATCAGAAACTACACTAGTATATCAAGTTTGGTGATTAATCTGGTGCAAGATTTTAAGATACTAATCCAGTGCATCAGGGTAAAAATCTATGCCAGTCCATGTACTTGAGAAACCACACTAGTGCGTGCACTTCACAATCTACACTAGTAGATGTAGTTGAGAAACTAGGGTATATGAGTAGGATGGCTCACCATTTTGTGGCCGCAGCGATGTGGTAGACCAGGCAGAGTTCATCCACGCATAACTGCAGAACTGCTGCGTACTGCGGAGGTTCGTCATCCCTGGTATACTCCACA
This sequence is a window from Aegilops tauschii subsp. strangulata cultivar AL8/78 chromosome 7, Aet v6.0, whole genome shotgun sequence. Protein-coding genes within it:
- the LOC141026877 gene encoding uncharacterized protein, with the protein product MADEPSTKRQCGETSDQSIKEEQSINEDDVQVPGEKRDYTTKLDKVELHDKETLEVVCTSNPDTADEMLTRLFMKAVGRYPRFVGVDVEYTRDDEPPQYAAVLQLCVDELCLVYHIAAATKWPKRLKSFLQEKKLFTFAGFSIHNDKEMLKMSGLEINPEKYIDIQKNYRVPYAGRKKQYDSLADVAASVIHPFYQNMKKINRTEDHKLWGISPLPDYLIEYAAKDAYATYKAWKIIDNIKSGVEISEAQEADPYYHCHYAA